In Rhodopirellula sp. P2, the DNA window AGAAATCGCTTCGCGGATTTCTCGCCGTCGCCTGCTGGCAGGAGCGGGAGCAATTGGTGTGGCTGGGTGTGAAACCCGTCGTGAAACAACGACTGCGTTTCAGGTGGCCGGCCCGTCAATGGCTCCGACTGTTTGGGGGCCTTCCGTGGAGTTTCCCTGTGAGGCGTGCGCGATCCCTCTTCGCGTGGACGCGGAAATCTGGCGATCGATCCGTCAAAGATTGCTTCCGGCAGGGAGCCAGCATGGTTCCAAGCCTCGATGTTGGCACTGCGGGACTCCCGTGAGTGGTGAATCGATCGATTCATTGAGCGTCCTTGCGGCCGATGTGGTCACCGTTCGTCCAGCAACGGTTGCTCAACTTCAACACCGGTTGGATGCGGGGAAAAAGCCGGTGGTCGTGCTGGAGCACGAGGGGCAGACTCATCTCAAAAGAATTCTTGCCGGTCCCGGGCAACAGGTGACTTCCGATGACCGCGGGCGCTTGCTCGTTGATGGCAAACTCATCGAGGCATCTGATTTGCCTGATTTACCGATCGACATCGACCGGCGACGGACGGGCGAGATCGCCAGTCGCTGGAGTTGCTCCCATTCGCTGGCATGGCAACGTGATCCAGAAGGGAATGGGTTCCATGCAGCCGGGACGCCCGAACCAACGCCGGGTCTGGTTTGGTTGGTCTACGAACACCGCAATGTCTATCGTGGCGATGTGGTCAGCCGGGTGTTCGATGATTGCCCTGCGAACATGGGACTGGATCGACGACTCCACCCGGTCGATCAGGTTGGACTGACGGTTCACCTGCAGTTGCGGGCAGCGGGAAGCAGCGAGGAAAGCAACCATGCCGCCAGGGATTCAGCCAGCGGACAAATCCACGCCGTGGCTTGGACCGATCAGGGAGTGCGTGTTGTCTCGCAGCAGCTGCCAAGGAGATCGAATCAGCAGAGCGGGCTGATCGAGTTTGAACCGCAGGCGTTCAGAAAGGGGCGTCGGCTCGATCAGAGTGGGCTGAGTCTGACAAATGCTCCCGCTGTTTCTGCCACGTCGCCGGTGGCGATTGCATGGAGCACCGATTCGGTCGCCAGCGTGGGGGATTTGCGATTGTGGCGTCCGATTCAGTGGCGAATGGAAACCCTGTCGCGATGGTCCCTGCAGGCCGAGGAATGGTTTGTGGCGGGCGACAACGCGCCCGTTTCAGTCGACAGTCGACGTTGGGGGCCGATTCACACCGACCAAATCATTGGGATTTGTGACCCGATTGTTCGCGGGGAGACCCTCCGTCGCGACTCGAAAGCGCTGCTTGGTTGAGCAGCAGTCTGCTGAACTGCGGACGCCGGGCTACAGCGTGGTGCGGACGGTTGCGACTGCGACGCCCACCACCTTGGGGTTCACAACCGTGACGGGGGACAGGTCTCGATCGCCGTTGCGTAGTTCCACGTGCCCGTTGATCGGATGCCAATAACGAAGCGAAACATTCCCGGGAGTGGTCTCGATCGCGGCGAGCTGCCCCGGTTGGACGCTGTCCTGTTTGTTGATCACGATGTAATCACCATCATGGATCCCGCGACTGGCCAGCGAGTCGCCTGATATTTGAACAACAAATCGATCGCCGTCGGCAAGAATCTTGCCTAAATCAACCACATCGGTCGCGTTCATATCGATGTCAGTGGGCTGGCTTCGGACAATGCCTGCCATCGGCAAACCCGTGGGTGAACGAGCGTTTTCGCCCGTCAATTCGATGGCTCGTGACTTGTTGGCTTTCCTGGTGATCAATCCTTTGCGCTCAAGCGCGCGGAGGTGACACATGACACCATTGGGACTTCGGATGCCGAAATGTTCGCCGATTTCACGAACGGTGGGGCCATAACCGCGTTCTTGGATCAGGGAGCGAACAAGCTCGTAGACCTCTCTTTGTCTTTCGGTCAGTTGAACTTTGGCCATGGATTTCGCGGAGGGAGGTGGGGTGGGGGCAAAGGAGCGATCCCATCGCTCTGAAAGAAGCCTAGCATGCGAATCACTTTGATGACGTGCTTTTTCTGACCAGATTTCACATCGACGACGTTGCTGTTTCCTGTGCGGAATTGCGCGTGTTTGTCGAAGATTGGCATCAGGAACACGGTGAATCACCCTGTGGGGTGGTTCGTTCTCCCCAGTGGATCTTCCGGTGAGCGTGGGGGGAAGGGACACTGAGTGCCATAGCGACCGGCGGAGCATAGCTAAAACTGAACGACTTGTGTTGGTCGTCCATAGCAAAAATTAGCCTCGCAGGGGATGGTTGAGAGCCCCCCTGTTTCCCTGGCAAGCTATCGAAGATGGAGAGCGACCACCGCCAAACCTGCTGGGATGCACCAGTAGGCGAACCAGTGCAGGCGATCTTCCCGGCTCCAGCGAATCAGCCATTTCAGCGCGACGATGCCCACAGCGAAGGCCACGGCGGCTCCGATCAGAAGGGTTTCGATGGAGGCAGCACCGGAGGGTCCGTCGTCCAGGAGGTCTTTGATTGCCAGGACCGTTGCACCCAGAATCGCCGGGATAGCCAGAAGAAACGAAAACGTCACCGAGTCATCTCGATCGAGGCCCATCAACCGGCCGCCGAGGATCGTGGAACCGCTGCGGCTAATTCCTGGGAGGATCGCAAAGGCTTGGAAGCAGCCCACTAGAAACGCAGCACCGAATCCCAGGCGGTCATAGGTTCCTGATTGGGGCGTGAGCCTGCCCAGCACAATCAGCATGATTCCAGTCACGATCAACATTGCTCCGGCCAGAAGCGGGCTGCGAAGTATTTCGGGGAATTGCGTTTTGATCGTCAGTCCGATCACGACGGCCGGGAGCGTTCCGATCACCAACAATCCGATGACTCGGCGGTCTTTCTTCAGCAGAGCCCAGATTCGCTGCCAGAAAACGACCAGGATCGATCCCAGCGTTCCGGCGTGCAAGATGATCTCGAGAGTCACCGATTCACCGAGTTCCCCCAGCATCGATCCGAGGATCACCAAGTGCCCCGACGAGCTGATGGGGAGGAACTCGGCGATCCCTTGCACGACAGCCAAAATGATGACGCGAATGAGTTCCTGCACGATTCGAGGTCTCAACTAAAGTGTGTGGGGAGTGCGTCTGGACGGAAGATGTCCTAGGTTACTTTGTCGAGACGAATGTCGGCATCCGTCATTTCAAATCCAGTTCTTTTCCTCCGCCTGAATGACTCTTGTGAACGCATCCACCGGCTCGGACAGTTCTTCCGAAGGTATCAGTTTTGACGGTGAGCAAGCTCGGCGTCCTGATGGCATCGGCATGATGTTGCTGAACGTCTTTCGAGGGTTCTGCATGGGAGCCGCTGACACGGTGCCTGGGGTCAGTGGCGGGACGGTGGCATTGATTCTGGGGCATTACGACCGTTTGATCGCGGCGATCAGTCATGTGGACACGACCTCGCTTGGATTGCTTCGATCAGGGCAATGGGCGGGACTCGCCCGGCGAATGGACCTGCGGTTCTTGATCGCTCTGGGGATTGGGATCGTGGTCGGAATCGGCGCCTTGGCCGGACTGATGCATTGGTTGCTGCAACACCGAGTCAACGAAACCATGGCGGTGTTCTTTGGTCTGGTGCTGGCAAGTGTTTGGGTGGTCCGGCGCAACGTCACTCAGTGGACGCTTCCCCGATGCGTTCTGTTGGTGGTCGGTGTGCTGGTGGCGTTGGGGATCTCGCAGATACCTGCGACGACAGGTGACGCCAGTCATGTCTTTTTGTTCTTCAGTGCCTCGATCGCGATTTGTGCGATGATCCTGCCGGGGATCAGCGGCGCGTTCATTTTGTTGTTGCTGGGCGTTTACGAACCGGTGATCGGCATGATCAAAGGCGTTGTCAAAGGCCAGATCGACCTGGATATCTTGGGCCGGTTGGCCGTGTTCGCGGCCGGGTGCCTGTTTGGTTTGCTGGCGTTCAGTCGATTGCTGAATTACCTGCTCGAACACTTCCGAGACGCAACGATGGCGGTGTTGATCGGATTGATGATTGGTTCGGTTGGCCGACTGTGGCCGCTGCAACGGGTGACCCCGGAGACTGCTGAGCTGGAACTGAAGCACCAGGAGTTTGATTGGGTTTCGCCACTTCAATACGAAGGCAGTTTGGTGGTGTTGCTCGCGCTCGCCATCACTGCCGCCATCGTGGTGATGGCTGCCGATCACTTCACTCGGCGGATGCAGTCTTCATCGATCGCCACTTGAGGGTTGGCTGCGCCGCACCGCTCGACCGACGAGTTTGACAAATCCTTTGTCGATCAATTTCCAACTGGCTTGGACGTCTTTCTTGGGCCGGATGACGTAATCAAAACCGGTCGGAAGTTCCATCTGATGCAGTCGGTACGCTTCGCGTATCAGGCGTTTCCAGCGATTGCGAACGACCGCGTTGCCGGTCTTCTTGGGGATCGTCACCCCCAGGCGACATTGGGTTTTGGCGGCGTCCTCTGGTGACGTTTGATCGCGTGGCAACGCGAAGACGACCAAGCAATCGTTGGCGGCGACACCGCCACGTCGGAGTGCTTGGGTGAAGTCTCCGCTGCGGACGACCCGCGATGACTTGGGGAATCCCAGCGGGTGTTTTCCAAGCGTGCGCGACATCAGGAGACGGTGTTCGCAGCGGCGGGATTCAGTTCGAATTTCAAACGTCCACCGACAAGCGTGTGAGTGACTCGGGCGGCAAGCGTGCGTCCGGTCATGGGGCTCGAATGACATCGTGACCGAAAGTGCTTGGCCTCGACCGCCCAAGCCTGGTTGGGATCGATCACAGTCACGTCTGCGTTGGCACCCACCGACAAAGTGCCACCGTCCACGCCCGCGATTTTGGCGGGTGAAGTCGAGAGGCATTCGATCGCTCGAGACCAACCCAGGATCTTGGTTTCCACCAAGTCGGTCGCGATGGCGGCGAGGGTGGTTTCCAAAGCCGACGCACCAAACGGAGCCAGATCCAGGTCGTTGGCTTTTTTTTCCTGAGCCCGTGGCATGTGCCCGGATTCAATGGCATCGATCACACCTTCCGCAACGGCATTGCGAAGTGCTTCGACATGCGATGGGCTTCGCATTGGCGGGTGAACTTTGTACCGCGAATCGTAGGACCGCAGCAGCTCATCACTGCCAAACAAGTTGTGGGGACAGACCGATGCGGAGATGTGGATGCCTCGGGATTTCACACGGCCAATCATGTCGATCGCACCCATCGTGCTGACCGGGCCCACATGCAATCGACCCTGGGTGGCTTCTGCCAAACGAACATCCCGGGCAACCGCCAGGTCTTCCGCTTCGGTTGGCAAACCCTTCAGTCCCAGGACCAATCCGATCCGGCCATCGTGCATCACCCCACCGTCAGCCAGTTCCGGGACTTCCGGCCGATCAAAGATGGGCAAGTCAAACATGCGGCAGTAGTCGAGTGCCCGTTTCAGCAAGGCGTCGTTGGGCATCGGTCGCGGCGTGTCACTGAAACCGGCCGCTCCGGCTGCTGCCAGGATTCCTAGTTCGGCCATCTGTTCGCCTTGCCGCCCTTTGCTCAGGCAAGCGATGGGCAGCACCCGAACCCCGTCGATGCGTTGGGCAATCTGGCGAACCAATTGCACGGACGCGGCGGAGTCCATCAACGGTTTGGTGCTGCTGCAGCACAGCACCGTTGTGTAACCGCCCGCCAAGGCAGCGTCGCTGCCCGTTTGAATGGTCTCGTCTTCTTCACTGCCTGGTTCACGCAGTTCGGTCGCCAGATCGACCAGGCCTGGAG includes these proteins:
- the lexA gene encoding transcriptional repressor LexA, whose product is MAKVQLTERQREVYELVRSLIQERGYGPTVREIGEHFGIRSPNGVMCHLRALERKGLITRKANKSRAIELTGENARSPTGLPMAGIVRSQPTDIDMNATDVVDLGKILADGDRFVVQISGDSLASRGIHDGDYIVINKQDSVQPGQLAAIETTPGNVSLRYWHPINGHVELRNGDRDLSPVTVVNPKVVGVAVATVRTTL
- a CDS encoding dihydroorotase: MNDSTWVLDGGRVIDPANGVDRIARLVLHEGKIHSLDTPDGDLPPDASRLDVSGKIVAPGLVDLATELREPGSEEDETIQTGSDAALAGGYTTVLCCSSTKPLMDSAASVQLVRQIAQRIDGVRVLPIACLSKGRQGEQMAELGILAAAGAAGFSDTPRPMPNDALLKRALDYCRMFDLPIFDRPEVPELADGGVMHDGRIGLVLGLKGLPTEAEDLAVARDVRLAEATQGRLHVGPVSTMGAIDMIGRVKSRGIHISASVCPHNLFGSDELLRSYDSRYKVHPPMRSPSHVEALRNAVAEGVIDAIESGHMPRAQEKKANDLDLAPFGASALETTLAAIATDLVETKILGWSRAIECLSTSPAKIAGVDGGTLSVGANADVTVIDPNQAWAVEAKHFRSRCHSSPMTGRTLAARVTHTLVGGRLKFELNPAAANTVS
- a CDS encoding S26 family signal peptidase, with amino-acid sequence MSVLAADVVTVRPATVAQLQHRLDAGKKPVVVLEHEGQTHLKRILAGPGQQVTSDDRGRLLVDGKLIEASDLPDLPIDIDRRRTGEIASRWSCSHSLAWQRDPEGNGFHAAGTPEPTPGLVWLVYEHRNVYRGDVVSRVFDDCPANMGLDRRLHPVDQVGLTVHLQLRAAGSSEESNHAARDSASGQIHAVAWTDQGVRVVSQQLPRRSNQQSGLIEFEPQAFRKGRRLDQSGLSLTNAPAVSATSPVAIAWSTDSVASVGDLRLWRPIQWRMETLSRWSLQAEEWFVAGDNAPVSVDSRRWGPIHTDQIIGICDPIVRGETLRRDSKALLG
- a CDS encoding DUF368 domain-containing protein, which translates into the protein MTLVNASTGSDSSSEGISFDGEQARRPDGIGMMLLNVFRGFCMGAADTVPGVSGGTVALILGHYDRLIAAISHVDTTSLGLLRSGQWAGLARRMDLRFLIALGIGIVVGIGALAGLMHWLLQHRVNETMAVFFGLVLASVWVVRRNVTQWTLPRCVLLVVGVLVALGISQIPATTGDASHVFLFFSASIAICAMILPGISGAFILLLLGVYEPVIGMIKGVVKGQIDLDILGRLAVFAAGCLFGLLAFSRLLNYLLEHFRDATMAVLIGLMIGSVGRLWPLQRVTPETAELELKHQEFDWVSPLQYEGSLVVLLALAITAAIVVMAADHFTRRMQSSSIAT
- a CDS encoding undecaprenyl-diphosphate phosphatase — its product is MQELIRVIILAVVQGIAEFLPISSSGHLVILGSMLGELGESVTLEIILHAGTLGSILVVFWQRIWALLKKDRRVIGLLVIGTLPAVVIGLTIKTQFPEILRSPLLAGAMLIVTGIMLIVLGRLTPQSGTYDRLGFGAAFLVGCFQAFAILPGISRSGSTILGGRLMGLDRDDSVTFSFLLAIPAILGATVLAIKDLLDDGPSGAASIETLLIGAAVAFAVGIVALKWLIRWSREDRLHWFAYWCIPAGLAVVALHLR
- the rnpA gene encoding ribonuclease P protein component; the encoded protein is MSRTLGKHPLGFPKSSRVVRSGDFTQALRRGGVAANDCLVVFALPRDQTSPEDAAKTQCRLGVTIPKKTGNAVVRNRWKRLIREAYRLHQMELPTGFDYVIRPKKDVQASWKLIDKGFVKLVGRAVRRSQPSSGDR